Proteins from a genomic interval of Oleidesulfovibrio alaskensis DSM 16109:
- a CDS encoding GAK system CofD-like protein, whose product MRITITRDITLPDAVKLERFRHSPHLGPRILFFSGGTALRALSADITRYTHNSIHLITPFDSGGSSATLRKTFNIPAVGDIRNRLMALADQTIQGNPEMFELFSYRLPRNAVQDSLLDELATIAYGEHPLVVHVPDPLRAIVRNHLHLFIKMMPDDFDLRGASIGNLVLAAGYLANRRHLDPVIYIFSKMVQVLGTVRPIVNSNAHLCVRLQDGRIICGQHRFTGKSEAPVTAPISDIWLAANEHDPSPVSVSIREKTRDLICSAELVCYPMGSFFSSVMANLLPRGVGRAVAANHCPKVFVPNTGHDPELTGHDTGSQVRMLLDQLKRDDSAITDTDVLNFILLDTACPRFSGETALEARGIRILRVPLTAAADGPIDPERLNPILLSLC is encoded by the coding sequence ATGCGCATCACCATAACCAGAGACATCACCCTGCCGGACGCCGTCAAGCTGGAACGGTTCCGCCACAGCCCCCATCTGGGGCCGCGCATTCTTTTTTTCAGCGGCGGCACGGCGCTGCGCGCGCTGTCGGCGGACATAACCCGTTACACGCACAACTCCATACATCTCATCACGCCCTTTGATTCGGGAGGCAGTTCGGCAACCCTGCGCAAAACATTCAACATTCCCGCCGTGGGCGATATCCGCAACCGGCTCATGGCGCTGGCCGACCAGACCATTCAGGGCAATCCGGAAATGTTCGAACTGTTCTCGTACCGGCTGCCCCGCAATGCCGTTCAGGACAGCCTGCTGGACGAACTGGCAACCATTGCCTACGGCGAGCATCCGCTGGTGGTCCATGTGCCGGACCCCCTGCGGGCCATCGTACGCAACCACCTGCACCTGTTCATAAAAATGATGCCCGACGACTTTGACCTGCGCGGCGCCAGCATAGGCAATCTGGTTCTTGCCGCGGGCTACCTTGCCAACAGGCGCCATCTTGATCCGGTCATCTACATTTTTTCCAAAATGGTGCAGGTGCTCGGCACCGTAAGGCCCATCGTCAACAGTAATGCCCATCTGTGCGTCCGGCTGCAGGACGGCCGCATCATATGCGGGCAGCACCGGTTCACAGGCAAAAGCGAAGCTCCTGTCACTGCCCCCATCAGCGATATCTGGCTGGCCGCAAACGAACATGACCCCTCACCCGTATCAGTTTCCATCCGCGAAAAAACCCGCGATCTGATCTGTTCCGCAGAGCTTGTCTGCTACCCCATGGGCAGCTTTTTTTCCAGCGTCATGGCCAACCTGCTGCCCCGCGGTGTGGGCAGGGCCGTGGCCGCCAACCACTGCCCCAAAGTCTTTGTACCCAACACCGGCCACGATCCGGAGCTGACAGGGCACGACACGGGTTCGCAGGTACGCATGCTGCTTGACCAGCTGAAGCGTGACGACAGCGCCATAACGGACACAGATGTGCTGAATTTCATACTGCTTGATACCGCATGCCCCCGCTTTTCCGGAGAAACAGCTCTGGAAGCACGGGGCATCCGGATTCTCCGTGTGCCGCTGACAGCCGCCGCGGACGGCCCCATAGACCCAGAACGTCTTAACCCCATACTGCTTTCATTATGCTGA
- a CDS encoding sigma-54-dependent transcriptional regulator, with amino-acid sequence MTNDTHILLLDDEKNYLLVLEALLTDAGYKVTAINDPETGLAFLDESDVDVIVTDMKMPKITGQNVLDHVKKRFAHIPVLIMTAFGSIEGAVEVMKTGAFDYITKPFSNDELLLSVQNAAELALAHRRYRLLAEAMEQRFGPRQIVGNSRAIRDVLTMVERAAPSKSTVLITGESGTGKELVARAIHYSSPRKDGPFISVNCMALNAGVLESELFGHEKGSFTGATAMKRGRFEMAHGGTLFLDEIGELSHDMQVKLLRVLQERTFERVGGSAPIEVDIRVVAATNKNLLEEVGKGSFREDLYYRLNVVQVELPPLRERREDIPLLAAHFVHKYAEDNELPQKNFSPEALDYLTGYEWPGNIRQLENIVERCMVLTPSATIGVEDLPHEIRDEETQLKSAVDLLPVKLDLADTLDKLEAALIRRALVRSEFVQVKAAELLGISKSLLQYKLKKYGITGH; translated from the coding sequence ATGACCAACGACACGCATATTCTGCTTCTTGACGACGAAAAAAACTATCTTCTGGTGCTGGAAGCGCTGCTGACCGACGCCGGATACAAGGTCACAGCCATCAACGACCCTGAAACCGGTCTGGCGTTTCTGGATGAATCGGATGTCGATGTCATCGTCACCGACATGAAAATGCCCAAAATCACCGGCCAGAACGTACTTGACCATGTAAAAAAACGGTTTGCGCACATTCCGGTGCTCATCATGACTGCCTTCGGCTCCATAGAGGGCGCGGTGGAAGTGATGAAAACAGGGGCCTTCGACTACATTACCAAACCCTTTTCCAACGATGAACTGCTGCTTTCTGTGCAGAACGCAGCAGAACTCGCCCTGGCGCACCGCCGCTACCGCCTGCTGGCCGAAGCCATGGAGCAACGCTTTGGCCCGCGCCAGATAGTGGGCAACAGCCGCGCCATACGCGACGTGCTGACCATGGTGGAAAGAGCCGCGCCCAGCAAGTCAACGGTGCTCATCACCGGAGAATCCGGCACCGGCAAAGAGCTGGTGGCCCGTGCCATACATTATTCATCACCGCGCAAGGACGGCCCCTTCATCAGCGTCAACTGCATGGCGCTGAACGCCGGCGTGCTGGAAAGCGAACTGTTCGGCCACGAAAAAGGCTCGTTCACCGGCGCCACGGCCATGAAACGCGGCCGCTTTGAAATGGCGCACGGAGGAACGCTTTTTCTGGATGAAATAGGCGAGCTTTCGCATGACATGCAGGTAAAGCTGCTGCGCGTGCTGCAGGAGCGCACATTTGAGCGGGTGGGCGGCAGCGCCCCCATAGAAGTGGACATACGCGTGGTGGCCGCCACCAACAAAAACCTGCTTGAAGAGGTGGGCAAAGGCAGCTTCCGCGAAGACCTGTACTACAGGCTCAACGTGGTGCAGGTGGAACTGCCGCCGCTGCGCGAACGCCGCGAAGACATTCCGCTGCTGGCCGCGCATTTCGTGCACAAATATGCCGAGGACAACGAACTGCCGCAGAAGAACTTTTCTCCTGAAGCGCTGGACTACCTGACCGGCTATGAATGGCCCGGCAACATCAGGCAGCTGGAAAACATCGTGGAACGCTGCATGGTGCTTACGCCTTCGGCCACCATCGGCGTGGAAGACCTGCCCCATGAAATACGCGACGAGGAAACCCAGCTGAAAAGCGCCGTGGACCTGCTTCCCGTCAAGCTGGATCTTGCCGACACACTGGACAAGCTGGAAGCGGCACTCATCCGCCGCGCGCTGGTGCGGTCCGAATTCGTGCAGGTCAAGGCTGCGGAACTGCTGGGCATTTCTAAAAGTCTGCTGCAATACAAACTGAAAAAATACGGCATCACAGGCCATTGA
- a CDS encoding amphi-Trp domain-containing protein, with product MKKTDKDHAQPQKEKVSVEGAMTRRQVIGYLECMLAGLRDGTVRLEHQDRTIALTVPDRLELEITAKRKGQHSKLEMEISWQSPCSDDAPCGQPARTEENGTAGYDEEPADDGA from the coding sequence ATGAAAAAGACAGACAAAGACCACGCACAGCCGCAGAAGGAAAAAGTCTCCGTGGAAGGAGCTATGACCCGCCGGCAGGTTATCGGCTATCTGGAATGCATGCTGGCCGGGCTGCGTGACGGCACCGTGCGTCTGGAACATCAGGACCGCACCATCGCACTGACGGTGCCGGACCGGCTGGAACTGGAGATAACGGCCAAACGCAAGGGGCAGCACAGCAAACTGGAAATGGAGATTTCGTGGCAGAGCCCCTGCTCAGACGATGCCCCCTGCGGACAGCCTGCCCGCACGGAGGAAAACGGGACGGCAGGATACGACGAAGAACCCGCGGACGACGGGGCATAA
- a CDS encoding sensor histidine kinase, which produces MPALYSTGERPLRFARFLSWVSLVLILVTSTAFSFVVANNARKTLLMKQKEYAMLLGENLNSHIYKRFVKPTRLAFGRVELIKPFQYRGLDQVIQTTIHGLQVDYLRIFDHSGTVSYSSRLEEVGMKDLADRTVTRAFEKGEHSFSILSRMSLLRAMFSFDMEPETFILRTTFVLKTMEDRLDEDEQEIIGVMEFAQDITNDYKAAVNFLWLVVGASLASSLTLFVLLVTIIRRAERALNERLLEKERLERDLHQSEKLASMGRMVASIAHEIRNPLGIISSSAELLLRRTGDADPLTGRILQAIFDEAKRLGQTVNDFLDYARPRRPGRDPVDIAAVLRQATGFMEGEFARSQVALHADLQEGLLVAGDKDLLYRAFYNLMANSLQAMQGGTVQDATLTLCTRMTRDGQVEVRIADNGPGFPRQGREKLLDPFYTTRDEGTGLGLAIVNNIITSHEGSMELTDAPEGGAEVRVTLPAA; this is translated from the coding sequence TTGCCAGCATTATACAGCACGGGTGAGCGCCCGCTCCGGTTCGCCCGCTTTCTTTCGTGGGTCTCACTCGTGCTCATTCTGGTCACCAGCACGGCGTTTTCTTTTGTGGTTGCCAACAACGCCCGCAAAACACTGCTGATGAAGCAGAAAGAATACGCCATGCTGCTGGGTGAAAACCTTAACAGCCACATATACAAACGCTTTGTGAAGCCCACGCGCCTTGCCTTCGGCAGGGTCGAGCTTATCAAGCCATTCCAGTACCGCGGCCTTGATCAGGTCATACAGACAACCATCCACGGACTGCAGGTGGATTATCTGCGCATCTTCGACCACTCGGGCACGGTTTCGTACTCTTCGCGGCTGGAAGAAGTGGGCATGAAAGATCTGGCCGACAGAACCGTGACCAGAGCTTTTGAAAAAGGCGAACACAGTTTTTCCATTCTCTCGCGCATGTCGCTGCTGCGGGCCATGTTCAGCTTTGACATGGAGCCGGAAACATTCATCCTGCGCACCACCTTTGTGCTCAAAACCATGGAAGACCGCCTGGACGAAGACGAGCAGGAAATCATAGGCGTTATGGAGTTCGCGCAGGACATCACCAATGACTACAAGGCCGCCGTCAATTTTCTATGGCTTGTGGTGGGTGCCTCGCTGGCTTCGTCGCTGACACTTTTTGTACTGCTGGTGACCATTATCCGCAGGGCGGAACGCGCCCTTAACGAGCGGCTGCTTGAAAAGGAACGGCTGGAGCGCGACCTGCATCAGAGTGAAAAACTGGCCAGTATGGGCCGCATGGTTGCCAGCATTGCCCATGAAATACGCAACCCGCTGGGCATCATCAGCTCCAGCGCCGAACTGCTGCTGCGCCGCACCGGCGATGCCGACCCGCTGACCGGCAGGATACTGCAGGCCATCTTTGACGAAGCAAAGCGTCTGGGGCAGACTGTAAACGACTTTCTGGATTACGCGCGCCCGAGACGCCCCGGCCGCGACCCCGTGGACATTGCAGCCGTACTGCGTCAGGCCACGGGCTTCATGGAAGGGGAATTCGCCCGCTCGCAGGTGGCTTTGCATGCCGACCTGCAGGAAGGCCTGCTGGTGGCGGGCGACAAAGACCTGCTGTACCGCGCTTTTTACAACCTGATGGCCAACAGTCTGCAGGCCATGCAGGGCGGTACGGTGCAGGATGCCACCCTGACCCTGTGCACCCGCATGACGCGGGACGGGCAGGTGGAAGTGCGCATAGCCGACAACGGTCCCGGTTTTCCCCGTCAGGGACGGGAAAAGCTGCTCGACCCCTTTTACACCACGCGCGATGAAGGCACCGGACTGGGGCTTGCCATCGTCAACAACATAATCACAAGCCATGAAGGCTCCATGGAACTGACCGATGCCCCGGAAGGCGGCGCCGAAGTGCGCGTTACCCTGCCCGCGGCATAA
- a CDS encoding ABC transporter substrate-binding protein: MYAAAGHDAGQRSRIYAGLAAAVVLALCLGLSVRAAAGPVVVWSYYDSPPFVTGESTGLAYDFVEMLNAAGGGRYVFTLKVVPRKRVDCALEQGGSGLVLFVNPAWMNRPERYRWSSPLMHDRNGVLSGAALRLDYSGVESVRGLILGGVYGRRYQQLDEAVERGVLRREDAPSVYQNVQKLAGGRVDFIIAPESVLRCLVRELGLSDRVYFSPRPHAAYTRHIMLAAPEAGLEEFIEQFIAGLPRNPRWKELHRLYLDRCGMRPAVP, from the coding sequence ATGTATGCAGCCGCAGGTCATGACGCCGGACAGCGCAGCCGGATTTATGCGGGACTGGCGGCAGCCGTTGTGCTGGCGCTGTGTCTCGGACTGTCAGTGCGCGCTGCCGCCGGGCCTGTGGTGGTGTGGTCATATTACGATTCTCCCCCGTTTGTGACAGGAGAAAGCACGGGGCTGGCATATGACTTTGTGGAGATGCTCAATGCCGCGGGGGGGGGCAGATATGTCTTTACGCTCAAGGTCGTGCCCCGCAAGCGTGTGGACTGCGCGCTGGAGCAGGGCGGAAGCGGGCTGGTGCTGTTTGTGAATCCGGCGTGGATGAACCGGCCGGAGCGGTACCGCTGGTCGTCGCCGCTGATGCATGACCGCAACGGCGTGCTTTCCGGTGCGGCTTTGCGTCTGGACTACAGCGGTGTGGAATCTGTACGGGGGCTGATACTGGGCGGAGTTTACGGGCGCCGGTATCAGCAGCTTGACGAGGCCGTGGAACGCGGGGTGCTGCGGCGTGAAGATGCGCCGAGCGTGTATCAGAATGTGCAGAAACTGGCCGGCGGGCGGGTTGATTTCATCATCGCACCGGAATCGGTGCTGCGGTGTCTGGTGCGCGAACTCGGCCTGTCGGACAGAGTGTACTTTTCGCCCCGTCCCCATGCCGCGTACACCCGTCACATTATGCTTGCCGCACCTGAAGCCGGACTGGAAGAATTTATCGAGCAGTTCATAGCCGGCTTGCCGCGGAATCCGCGCTGGAAGGAGCTGCACAGGCTGTATCTGGACCGTTGCGGCATGAGACCGGCAGTGCCGTGA
- a CDS encoding DEAD/DEAH box helicase, with product MTQHLTTDTVAEYIAALKASDRPGSFVTCHRILPEIPARTAPATRPWPRAVQEVMLHAGVGSLYTHQALATDHIRAGRHVVVATPTASGKTLIYNLPVIEQFLHNPETRALYLFPLKALAQDQLAALNALTAHWAADARPAAAIYDGDTTAWFRKKIRRQPPNVLLTNPEMLHLSILPHHEQWTRFLAGLSFVVVDEAHTYRGVLGSHMAQLFRRLERICTRYGAAPSFVFSSATVGNPAELAANLTGIRPVPVLESGAPQGRRHVVFIDPPESPASTAILLLKAALARGLRTIVYCQSRRMTELISLWAGSKAGGYADRISAYRAGFLPEERRDIEARMHSGQLLAVITTSALELGIDIGSLDLCILVGYPGTVMSTLQRGGRVGRAQQESAVVLVAGEDALDQYFMRHPDDFFERPPENAVLNPHNPVILERHLECAAAEFPLDVHEPWLTDTAVRQAAAELENTGLLLRNEDGTRLLAARKRPQRHVELRGAGPSFHIQDMETGAVIGSVDGHRAFRETHPGAVYLHRGRSFVITGLDTAARTITAVAANVEYYTRVRGNKSTEILQVLDTKTAWNTRVCLARLRVTDQITGYEKRHARSGQMLGITPLDLPPNIFETEGLWFEVQDAARREVEDAFMHFMGSIHALEHAAIGILPLLVMTDRNDLGGISTPMHPQVGRPCVFIYDGMPGGAGLSRSAYEKAGELFASTREVIAGCPCETGCPSCVQSPKCGSGNRPIDKDGALFLLDAMRRCAPPPHEATGIVPVQPHSRHAETQQQATAAKAQPVPEPRMNNRFSILTPQSYAVLDVETRRSAQEAGGWHKAHAMGVSVAVLYDSRTDAFTAYTQDNVPEMLLRLAEFDLVIGFNIIRFDYKVLAPLLPPDTPWRLDALPTLDMLDEVKKRLSYRISLDNLASATLDAPKSADGLQALAWWKQGRIDEIAAYCEQDVRITRDLYLFGRRNGYLLFTNKAGQKVRVPASWQA from the coding sequence ATGACACAGCACCTCACCACAGATACCGTGGCGGAATACATAGCCGCCCTCAAGGCTTCGGACAGGCCGGGCAGTTTTGTGACATGCCACCGGATTCTGCCGGAGATTCCCGCGCGCACGGCGCCCGCGACGCGCCCGTGGCCCCGCGCGGTGCAGGAGGTGATGCTCCATGCAGGTGTCGGCAGCCTGTACACCCATCAGGCCCTTGCCACCGACCATATCCGCGCTGGCCGGCATGTGGTGGTGGCCACCCCCACGGCCAGCGGCAAGACACTTATCTATAACCTGCCGGTCATAGAACAGTTTCTGCACAACCCGGAAACAAGGGCGCTCTATCTTTTTCCGCTCAAGGCGCTGGCGCAGGACCAGCTGGCAGCCCTGAACGCCCTGACGGCACACTGGGCGGCTGATGCCCGCCCTGCGGCAGCCATCTACGACGGCGACACCACGGCATGGTTCCGCAAAAAAATCCGCCGCCAGCCGCCCAACGTCCTGCTGACAAACCCCGAAATGCTGCACCTGTCCATCCTGCCGCACCACGAACAATGGACACGTTTTCTGGCCGGACTTTCGTTTGTGGTGGTGGATGAAGCCCACACCTACAGGGGAGTGCTCGGTTCGCATATGGCGCAGCTGTTCCGCAGGCTGGAACGCATCTGCACCCGTTACGGCGCTGCTCCTTCGTTTGTGTTTTCTTCCGCCACGGTGGGCAATCCGGCAGAACTGGCCGCAAATCTTACCGGCATACGCCCTGTGCCCGTGCTGGAAAGCGGAGCACCGCAGGGGCGGCGTCACGTTGTCTTCATCGACCCGCCCGAAAGCCCGGCATCTACTGCCATCCTGTTGCTGAAGGCAGCTCTGGCGCGCGGTCTGCGCACCATTGTGTACTGCCAGTCGCGCCGCATGACAGAACTAATCAGCCTGTGGGCGGGCAGCAAAGCGGGAGGGTACGCCGACAGAATAAGCGCCTACCGTGCCGGATTTCTGCCCGAAGAGCGCCGCGACATAGAAGCCCGCATGCACAGCGGGCAGTTGCTGGCCGTCATAACCACCAGCGCGCTGGAGCTGGGCATAGACATCGGTTCGCTGGACCTGTGCATTCTGGTAGGCTATCCGGGAACTGTAATGTCCACACTGCAACGCGGCGGCAGAGTGGGACGGGCACAGCAGGAGTCCGCCGTGGTGCTGGTGGCCGGTGAAGATGCGCTGGATCAGTACTTCATGCGGCACCCCGACGATTTTTTTGAACGCCCGCCGGAAAATGCAGTGCTCAACCCGCACAATCCGGTCATTCTGGAACGGCATCTGGAATGTGCGGCGGCTGAATTTCCGCTGGATGTACATGAACCGTGGCTGACCGACACCGCTGTGCGGCAGGCGGCGGCAGAGCTGGAAAATACCGGCCTGCTGCTGCGCAATGAAGACGGCACCCGCCTGCTGGCGGCACGCAAGCGCCCCCAGCGCCATGTGGAACTGCGCGGTGCAGGCCCCTCGTTTCATATTCAGGACATGGAAACAGGAGCGGTCATCGGCAGTGTGGACGGACACAGAGCCTTCCGCGAAACCCACCCCGGGGCGGTATACCTGCACCGCGGGCGGTCTTTTGTCATAACCGGTCTGGACACCGCGGCACGCACCATCACCGCCGTAGCCGCCAATGTGGAATACTACACGCGGGTACGCGGTAACAAATCCACTGAAATTCTGCAGGTGCTGGACACAAAAACAGCATGGAACACCCGGGTGTGCCTTGCCCGCCTGCGCGTGACAGACCAGATAACCGGTTACGAAAAAAGACACGCGCGCAGCGGTCAGATGCTGGGCATAACCCCGCTGGATCTGCCGCCCAACATTTTCGAGACGGAAGGCCTGTGGTTTGAGGTGCAGGATGCTGCACGCCGCGAGGTGGAAGACGCTTTCATGCATTTCATGGGGTCCATCCACGCACTGGAACATGCCGCCATCGGCATTCTGCCCTTGCTGGTCATGACAGACAGAAACGATCTGGGCGGCATATCAACACCCATGCATCCGCAGGTGGGCAGGCCGTGCGTATTCATATACGACGGTATGCCCGGCGGTGCGGGGCTGAGCCGTTCGGCGTATGAAAAAGCCGGAGAACTTTTTGCCAGCACGCGTGAGGTCATAGCCGGATGCCCCTGCGAAACCGGATGTCCTTCGTGCGTGCAGTCGCCCAAGTGCGGTTCCGGCAACCGCCCCATAGACAAAGACGGGGCGCTTTTTCTGCTGGACGCCATGCGCCGCTGCGCACCGCCCCCGCATGAAGCAACCGGCATCGTGCCCGTGCAGCCGCACAGCCGGCACGCCGAAACACAGCAACAGGCCACGGCCGCCAAGGCACAGCCCGTACCGGAGCCCCGTATGAACAACCGCTTTTCCATCCTCACCCCGCAATCCTACGCCGTGCTCGACGTGGAAACCCGCCGTTCGGCGCAGGAAGCCGGAGGCTGGCACAAAGCCCACGCCATGGGCGTAAGCGTTGCAGTGCTGTACGATTCGCGTACCGACGCCTTCACCGCCTACACGCAGGACAACGTGCCGGAGATGCTCCTGCGCCTTGCGGAGTTCGACCTTGTCATCGGCTTCAACATCATCAGATTTGATTACAAGGTGCTGGCCCCGCTGTTGCCGCCGGACACCCCGTGGCGACTAGACGCACTGCCGACGCTGGACATGCTGGATGAAGTAAAAAAACGCCTCAGTTACCGGATATCGCTCGACAATCTGGCCAGTGCCACACTGGATGCGCCCAAATCTGCCGACGGGCTGCAGGCGCTGGCATGGTGGAAACAGGGCCGCATTGATGAAATAGCTGCCTATTGTGAACAGGATGTACGCATCACGCGTGACCTGTATCTCTTCGGCCGCCGGAACGGATATCTGCTGTTTACCAACAAGGCAGGACAGAAAGTGCGCGTTCCGGCCAGCTGGCAGGCCTGA
- a CDS encoding pyridoxal phosphate-dependent aminotransferase, with protein sequence MKISDRLMQVKPSATLAVNAKALELKAQGREIISLSVGEPDVPPPAHIGAAAKKAIDENFTRYTAVPGIPELRDAVAGYFRRFYGVDAAAEHTIVTNGGKQALYNLFQALLNPGDEVLIPAPYWVSYPAMVQLAGGTPVPVASGPETGFKTCVEELQRHMTPRTRVLLLNSPSNPTGACYTRHEIDTIAAWAIENGLFIISDEIYDQLVYAPASPAGLAPWWQSNPEQVCVVNGLAKSFSMTGWRVGYVLAHPDLIKALGKIQGQSTSNVCSIAQKAALAALTGPFDALDTLRESYARRRDIALDIISGWKNVVCPRPDGAFYLFPDVHRLYTDATPDSATLCTRLMESAGVALVPGAAFGDDRCVRISYAVSEQTLRDALSKISNVLFS encoded by the coding sequence ATGAAGATCTCCGACCGTCTTATGCAGGTCAAACCGTCGGCCACTCTGGCCGTCAACGCCAAAGCGCTGGAACTGAAAGCGCAGGGGCGTGAAATCATCAGCCTTTCCGTGGGCGAGCCGGATGTGCCGCCGCCGGCCCACATCGGCGCAGCCGCCAAAAAGGCCATTGACGAAAATTTCACCCGCTACACCGCCGTGCCGGGCATTCCCGAACTGCGCGACGCGGTCGCCGGATATTTCCGGCGGTTTTACGGTGTGGACGCCGCGGCAGAACACACCATTGTGACCAACGGCGGCAAGCAGGCACTGTACAATCTTTTTCAGGCACTGCTCAACCCCGGCGACGAAGTGCTTATACCCGCTCCGTACTGGGTAAGCTACCCCGCCATGGTGCAGCTGGCCGGCGGTACGCCCGTGCCTGTGGCTTCAGGGCCGGAAACGGGCTTTAAAACCTGTGTGGAGGAATTGCAGCGCCATATGACCCCGCGCACGCGGGTGCTGCTGCTCAATTCACCATCAAACCCCACAGGCGCATGCTATACCCGCCACGAAATCGACACCATCGCCGCATGGGCCATCGAAAACGGGCTGTTCATCATTTCCGACGAAATATACGACCAGCTTGTTTACGCCCCCGCCAGCCCCGCAGGGCTTGCCCCGTGGTGGCAGAGCAATCCGGAACAGGTGTGCGTGGTCAACGGGCTGGCCAAAAGCTTTTCCATGACAGGCTGGCGCGTGGGGTATGTGCTGGCGCATCCCGACCTAATCAAAGCACTGGGCAAAATTCAGGGGCAGTCCACGTCCAACGTCTGCTCCATAGCCCAGAAGGCGGCACTGGCCGCACTGACAGGCCCGTTTGACGCGCTGGACACCCTGCGCGAATCCTATGCCCGCCGCCGCGACATCGCTCTGGATATCATATCCGGCTGGAAAAACGTGGTCTGCCCGCGTCCCGACGGCGCTTTTTATCTGTTCCCCGACGTGCACAGGCTGTACACCGATGCCACGCCGGATTCCGCCACGCTGTGCACCCGCCTCATGGAGTCGGCAGGTGTGGCGCTGGTGCCGGGTGCCGCCTTCGGCGACGACCGCTGCGTGCGCATTTCGTATGCGGTTTCGGAACAGACCCTGCGCGACGCGCTGAGCAAAATAAGCAACGTGCTCTTTTCATAA